The following coding sequences are from one Helicoverpa armigera isolate CAAS_96S chromosome 2, ASM3070526v1, whole genome shotgun sequence window:
- the LOC110372049 gene encoding sulfotransferase 1E1, whose translation MAPYLKLPYEITNVTPEEDKLIKKCLLGYTKPFVKCGPNGYVMPGAFRKHAEDIYNMQVRPDDVWVITFPRSGTTWIQEMVWLVENNLNFEAAKKSPLYKRFPMLETTSQIPEVAFELIKINFMNLASFQGLSEAAREPSWKAIERAPSPRYIKTHLPLSMLPPSLLSTAKVVYVARDPRDVAVSYYYLHKMIGKSLIRATMTHFWEAFRRDLLPYTPIVAHTNEAYLKRHHPNLHFVYYEDMLKDLPKQIGLIGDFLNRPLNDAQIKKLADHLSFDSLKKNKNVNNTTGKDDSIQFVRKGEAGGWRSHFDEKMQLQAEEYLILRLSGLDLSYPSFPIHEITRL comes from the exons ATGGCCCCGTATTTGAAATTGCCGTACGAGATCACGAACGTGACTCCGGaagaagataaattaattaagaaatgttTACTAG GTTACACGAAGCCATTTGTGAAGTGTGGGCCGAACGGGTATGTCATGCCCGGCGCCTTCAGGAAGCATGCCGAAGATATCTACAACATGCAGGTGCGACCTGATGATGTGTGGGTCATCACCTTCCCTAGATCTG GAACAACATGGATTCAAGAAATGGTATGGCTGGTGGAGAACAATTTGAACTTCGAAGCGGCGAAGAAATCGCCACTATACAAAAGATTCCCTATGCTCGA AACTACATCGCAGATCCCAGAAGTAGCGTTTGAACTGATCAAAATCAACTTCATGAACTTAGCAAGTTTTCAAGGACTGAGCGAGGCAGCGAGGGAACCGAGTTGGAAGGCGATTGAAAGAGCACCTTCTCCCCGTTATATTAAGACTCATCTTCCTCTGTCGATGTTGCCACCGAGTTTGCTGTCTACTGCCAAAGTAGTGTACGTGGCGAGAGATCCCAGAGACGTGGCtgtgtcatattattatttgcataaGATGATTGGGAAGAGTTTGATAAGGGCCACGATGACCCATTTCTGGGAAGCCTTCCGAAGGGATTTGC TTCCTTACACTCCGATTGTGGCACATACAAACGAGGCATACCTGAAGAGGCATCACCCTAACCTACACTTCGTATATTATGAAGATATgctaaag gaTCTGCCAAAACAAATCGGTCTCATAGGCGATTTCCTAAACAGGCCACTTAATGACGCTCAGATCAAGAAGTTGGCCGACCATCTCAGCTTCGATAGtttaaagaagaataaaaaCGTCAATAATACCACTGGCAAAGATGACAGTATACAGTTTGTTAGAAAAG GCGAAGCGGGCGGCTGGCGATCTCATTTTGACGAGAAAATGCAACTGCAGGCCGAAGAATACCTCATTTTACGGCTGTCTGGTCTAGACTTGTCGTATCCCTCATTCCCTATACATGAAATTActagattataa